A genome region from Streptomyces pratensis includes the following:
- a CDS encoding type II toxin-antitoxin system VapB family antitoxin gives MSVTQVDLDDEALAEAMRLMGVSTKKETVNGALRDYVARIKRLEAAEKLAARGERGEFEAAAAAHAAAKQARRAAFE, from the coding sequence ATGTCTGTGACCCAGGTCGATCTCGATGACGAGGCGCTGGCTGAGGCGATGCGTCTCATGGGTGTCTCGACGAAGAAGGAGACGGTCAACGGGGCTCTGCGGGACTACGTGGCGCGCATCAAGCGACTGGAGGCCGCCGAGAAGCTGGCCGCGCGAGGTGAGCGGGGCGAGTTCGAGGCTGCGGCTGCGGCGCATGCGGCGGCCAAGCAGGCCCGGCGGGCAGCCTTCGAGTGA
- a CDS encoding ArsR/SmtB family transcription factor, with protein MLQRYVEFRLASKDISTIRFGVSPGHEIVHAVRALSRPQEQPLQWGWLRAVRDDVPRESLELLRLVVGETGYAPDLFTSAASWDLTPEDEIERLRQAPLEPISVDLHKRAVRSAGIARAALERMAADPARIRVMIVRHVEALWEAALAPYWAQIERILHADIGSRVRRMTAEGLAGMAADLGEGVEWSADTVRVRMERHEEIVDCQGQGLVLVPSFFGRHCAVLTEPPAQPTLFYPALGVSEVWHRADSTDALAGLLGESRAAVLVAVGESLSTTETAGEAGIAASTASHHLDALRAAGLIASRRAGRRVLHARTPLGDALVHRV; from the coding sequence GTGCTGCAGAGATATGTCGAGTTCCGCCTTGCTTCGAAGGACATTTCCACCATTCGATTCGGCGTGTCGCCAGGGCACGAGATCGTCCACGCGGTGCGGGCCCTCAGTCGACCGCAGGAGCAGCCGCTGCAGTGGGGATGGCTGCGCGCCGTTCGCGACGATGTCCCGCGGGAGTCCCTCGAGTTGCTGCGCCTGGTCGTGGGCGAAACCGGGTACGCGCCCGATCTGTTCACGTCGGCCGCGTCGTGGGATCTCACGCCTGAGGATGAGATCGAGCGGCTGCGACAGGCGCCGCTCGAGCCGATCTCGGTTGATCTGCACAAGCGCGCGGTCCGCAGCGCCGGCATCGCGCGGGCCGCGCTGGAGAGGATGGCGGCCGATCCCGCGAGGATCCGCGTCATGATCGTGCGCCACGTCGAGGCGCTCTGGGAGGCCGCGCTCGCGCCGTACTGGGCGCAGATCGAACGCATTCTTCATGCGGACATCGGCTCTCGGGTGCGGCGGATGACTGCGGAAGGTCTGGCCGGGATGGCGGCCGATCTCGGCGAAGGTGTCGAGTGGAGCGCCGACACCGTGCGCGTGCGGATGGAACGACACGAGGAGATCGTCGACTGCCAGGGGCAGGGCCTCGTGCTCGTGCCGTCGTTCTTCGGGCGCCACTGCGCTGTGCTCACCGAGCCGCCTGCGCAGCCGACGCTGTTCTACCCCGCGCTCGGTGTGTCCGAGGTGTGGCATCGTGCCGATTCGACGGATGCGCTGGCGGGCCTGCTAGGGGAGAGCCGGGCCGCGGTGCTCGTCGCGGTCGGCGAGTCGCTGTCGACGACGGAGACCGCAGGAGAGGCCGGGATCGCGGCTTCCACTGCATCCCACCACCTTGACGCCCTGCGCGCCGCCGGGCTCATCGCGTCCCGGCGTGCCGGGCGGCGTGTGCTGCACGCGCGCACGCCGCTCGGCGATGCGCTTGTCCACCGGGTCTGA
- the trxA gene encoding thioredoxin, whose protein sequence is MALKNVTDDSFEADVLKSDKPVLVEFCAAWCGPCRQLAPSLEAIAAERGEKIEIVKLNIDENPATAAKYGVMSIPTMNLYVNGDVAKTIVGAKPKAALERDLGDAIV, encoded by the coding sequence ATGGCCCTCAAGAACGTGACCGACGATTCCTTCGAAGCGGACGTCCTCAAGAGCGACAAGCCCGTCCTTGTCGAGTTCTGTGCGGCTTGGTGCGGACCCTGCCGCCAGCTTGCGCCGTCCCTGGAAGCGATCGCGGCCGAGCGCGGCGAGAAGATCGAAATCGTCAAGCTCAACATCGACGAGAACCCGGCCACGGCCGCCAAGTACGGTGTCATGTCGATCCCGACGATGAACCTCTACGTCAACGGCGATGTCGCCAAGACCATCGTCGGCGCCAAGCCGAAAGCCGCGCTCGAACGCGACCTCGGCGACGCCATCGTCTGA
- a CDS encoding PIN domain nuclease yields the protein MITYLLDTSALWHLFRTPGALRPWEGHIAAGVFHICEPTRAEFLYSATSPAHRDELAEELDDLCHLATVPKSAWRWVDAAQYKLTQRGQHRAAGAIDLLVCATAVHHGHTVLHVDNDFATVGAVLKEVQQRDVRA from the coding sequence GTGATCACATACCTCCTCGACACGTCCGCCCTCTGGCACCTCTTTCGTACACCGGGGGCATTGCGTCCCTGGGAGGGGCACATCGCTGCGGGTGTGTTCCATATCTGCGAGCCCACGAGGGCGGAGTTCCTCTACTCGGCCACAAGCCCGGCTCATCGGGACGAGTTGGCCGAGGAGCTGGATGACCTCTGCCATCTCGCCACGGTTCCCAAGAGTGCGTGGCGCTGGGTCGACGCCGCGCAGTACAAGCTCACCCAGCGAGGGCAGCACCGTGCCGCCGGAGCCATCGACCTCCTGGTGTGTGCGACGGCGGTCCATCACGGTCACACGGTGCTTCACGTGGACAACGACTTCGCCACGGTGGGGGCGGTCCTGAAGGAAGTGCAGCAACGAGACGTGCGCGCCTGA
- a CDS encoding VOC family protein, whose protein sequence is MIFVNITTTDLDRSKAFYTALGCAINPMFTDENAACVVWDGNTNFMVLTHGHFSQFTDKQIADPHTVAQVLLSFSRDSRDHVDGTVDAGVAAGGREPRPAQDHGFMYGRSLEDPDGNVLEFLYMEPQAAQQGPEAYVAEHGAGPDLVPGR, encoded by the coding sequence ATGATCTTCGTCAACATCACCACAACCGACCTCGATCGCAGCAAGGCCTTTTACACGGCGCTCGGCTGCGCCATCAACCCGATGTTCACCGACGAGAACGCCGCGTGCGTCGTCTGGGACGGGAACACGAACTTCATGGTCCTCACTCACGGGCACTTCTCGCAGTTCACCGACAAGCAGATCGCCGACCCGCACACGGTCGCCCAGGTGCTGCTGTCATTCTCGCGCGACTCGCGGGACCACGTCGACGGGACCGTCGACGCCGGTGTCGCCGCGGGCGGCCGTGAGCCGCGCCCCGCGCAGGACCACGGGTTCATGTATGGGCGCTCCCTCGAGGACCCGGACGGCAACGTCCTCGAGTTCCTCTACATGGAGCCCCAGGCAGCCCAGCAGGGTCCGGAGGCGTACGTCGCCGAGCACGGCGCGGGACCGGACCTCGTTCCCGGGCGGTAA
- a CDS encoding integrase core domain-containing protein, with protein MGELNRLMQHAPHEADALINHLRDGFGVKPVGWELNLSVSACNARCRRPKSARRRRATTTSSRRSAPSTNTSKPSTASVGSVADSYDGAMGEALNGSFKAELIDHHGPWRDADHVERAVVQWIGRYDTERLHSALGYLPPEEIEARRHQSRTTTNIA; from the coding sequence TTGGGCGAGCTCAACCGGTTGATGCAACACGCCCCGCACGAGGCCGACGCGTTGATCAACCACCTCCGCGACGGCTTCGGGGTCAAGCCCGTCGGTTGGGAACTGAACCTGTCGGTCTCCGCCTGCAACGCCCGCTGCCGGCGTCCGAAGTCCGCACGTCGGCGGCGCGCGACGACCACCTCGTCGCGGAGATCCGCCCCATCCACGAACACCTCGAAGCCGTCGACCGCGTCCGTCGGCTCCGTCGCCGACAGCTATGACGGCGCGATGGGCGAGGCCCTCAACGGCTCCTTCAAAGCCGAGCTGATCGACCACCACGGCCCGTGGCGCGACGCTGACCATGTCGAACGCGCAGTCGTCCAGTGGATCGGCCGGTACGACACCGAACGCCTGCACTCCGCCCTCGGCTACCTCCCACCCGAAGAAATCGAGGCCCGACGCCACCAATCCCGGACGACCACGAACATCGCCTGA